One Candidatus Culexarchaeum yellowstonense genomic region harbors:
- a CDS encoding aminotransferase class V-fold PLP-dependent enzyme, producing MKSNYMRYLNVKEDFPALKRYKAYLNTAAQGLIPKQTSEALRRFLEKTEGDEWGELREEVEKPAKREIAKLIGCNDEEVSFSVQTTDGFRRILLSIKPREGGNIVGIDLEFPSISMAIKTLSQRNQSEVRIVKHRDGRYDATDFEKLIDDRTYAVIFSSVVWVDGFMPPIREISEIAHERGALVVVDGIQHVGAVSINVKKLGIDAMAVGGEKWLLNNVIGSGFIYVDKEVVEKLEPPAQTLMNFQEPTEGWSKWWTKIDKDPWKPLEKSKTASKLDWGGGKPYILIESLRSSVEYLNKIGIERIEKHNRALKRRIIEEAEERGYKVLGYVEDEDKWSSITTISTGKGYVKEMEAVRIMREEGVQVSYRGSSGIGGIRISPHIYNDEADIEVLFSKLKEKI from the coding sequence TTGAAATCTAATTACATGAGATACTTAAATGTTAAAGAGGATTTCCCAGCCTTAAAGAGGTATAAGGCATACCTAAACACGGCAGCTCAAGGATTAATTCCAAAACAAACATCAGAAGCTTTAAGGAGATTCCTCGAAAAGACGGAGGGGGATGAGTGGGGGGAATTAAGGGAAGAGGTTGAAAAGCCAGCTAAAAGGGAGATTGCAAAACTAATAGGATGCAATGATGAGGAAGTATCATTCAGCGTACAAACCACAGATGGATTTAGAAGAATACTACTATCAATAAAACCAAGGGAGGGGGGTAACATAGTGGGCATAGACTTAGAGTTCCCATCAATATCAATGGCAATAAAAACATTAAGCCAAAGAAACCAAAGCGAAGTAAGAATTGTAAAGCATAGGGATGGAAGATACGATGCAACCGACTTCGAGAAATTGATAGATGATAGAACATATGCAGTTATATTTAGTAGTGTAGTATGGGTTGATGGATTCATGCCACCAATAAGGGAGATAAGCGAGATAGCCCATGAAAGAGGGGCACTGGTAGTTGTGGATGGAATACAACATGTGGGTGCAGTAAGCATTAATGTGAAGAAGCTTGGAATAGATGCCATGGCTGTTGGGGGAGAGAAATGGCTACTAAACAATGTTATAGGATCAGGATTCATATACGTGGATAAAGAGGTTGTGGAGAAGCTTGAACCCCCAGCCCAAACACTAATGAACTTCCAAGAGCCAACTGAAGGATGGAGCAAATGGTGGACCAAAATAGATAAAGACCCATGGAAACCTTTGGAGAAATCTAAAACAGCATCAAAACTTGATTGGGGCGGTGGAAAACCATACATTCTAATAGAGTCATTAAGATCCTCAGTGGAATACTTAAACAAGATTGGAATCGAGAGGATAGAGAAACATAACAGAGCATTAAAGAGAAGGATAATTGAGGAAGCTGAGGAGAGGGGGTATAAAGTTCTAGGTTATGTTGAAGATGAAGATAAATGGTCATCCATAACGACAATATCCACAGGGAAGGGATATGTAAAGGAGATGGAGGCAGTTAGAATTATGAGGGAAGAGGGGGTGCAAGTATCATATAGAGGTTCATCGGGGATAGGTGGAATAAGAATTTCACCACACATATACAACGATGAAGCGGACATAGAAGTGTTGTTTTCTAAGCTCAAGGAAAAAATTTAA